The genomic interval GCTGAAGGAATCTTGACACCTCTATGCTTTTCAATTGACACAGGGGTTAAGTTTCCAGAGGTAATGTCATTCAGGGATAATCTTGCCGAGGATTGGAATATCGATTTAAAAGTGATTCGCCCTGAAGTTGATATAAAAGCATATCCTATCGCAAAAGATACGGTTTCCTGCTGTCGGGATTTAAAAATTATTCCGCTTCAAAAAGCTCTGGCAAAAGAAAGCATTGAGGTCTTAATCACCGGAATCAGACGTGATGAACACCCGAGCAGGGCTGCCAGAGAACCTCTTGAACATCGCGAAAATCCTGATCACACCGTATTTAATCCAATCCTTGAGTGGACAGAAATGGATATATGGTCATTTATAACTATGCATGAAATTCCTCATTGTGAACTTTACGATAAAGGATATAGATCGCTGGGATGTCAGCCCTGCACTGTTCTGGGAGAAGGTGAAGGGGAGCGGCAGGGGCGAAATAAAGATAAAGAAAAGAATCTGGAACTGTTAACTTCGCTTGGATATTTTTAATGAAAATAAATTTTTGTAATACTACTTATATAATAGATAGTTCGTGGGATAATTTTTTTACAGCAGATAGATTGGCGCAACTGGATAAAATCGGTGCAGCAATAGGAACTGATTTTACTCCGCCGGCTGATAAAGTTTTGCGGTTTTCACAAGTTGACCTTGCACGTGTACGAGTAGTCATTCTGGGACAAGATCCATACCCGCAATCAGGCGTGGCAACAGGGCGATCATTTGAGGTCGGTAATATCAAACGCTGGTCGGATTTGAAACGGAACGCTTCACTGGTTAATATGCTTAAGTTGTTGCATAAAAATTATATCGGAGCATCTGACATTGCTGCAATCAGCAAAGTTCGTGAAGATATAGACGAAGGAAGCTTTCCCGTTCTGCCGCCGACGGAACTTTTCAGTCATTTTGAAAAGCAGGGTGTTTTGATGCTGAATGCTGCCTTTACCTGCAAAATTGATAATTCGGGTAGTCACACAGATGTCTGGAAATCATTTTCGCAAGACTTGCTCAGGTTTATTGCAGAAAATAACCCGCAAATTAAATGGTTCCTCTGGGGAAAAGATGCGCAGGAGTTCTGTGCATTTATTTCTGATTCAAAAAAGTTTAAAAGTTATCACCCGCGTTTGTTTGACCAAAAAGAAGGTTCTTTTTTAAAAGAAAACCACTTTGCGAAATGCCCGGAAATTAATTGGGTTGAATAATATAATTAAAAAATCAGTTTCTTTTTTAAATACCCATTCCACAACTAAAAAGTTTTGGGATTCTTAAACCCTTTTCCCAAAAGGGTTTAAGCCGGCCGAGGCTATTATTTCTTTATTGCCGCTATGGTTGGCTCCGAGGCTGATATATATTATGGTTTCGCTCACGCATTTTTGTTAATCGCGATAATTGAATAAATCAGGTGAAAAATGATCAATAGAAAAAAGACTCGTGAACTGTTTATAGGGAATGTAGGAATCGGCGGCGACAACCCTATCAGGGTTCAGTCCATGTGTAATACCGATACCCGTGACGTGCTTGCTACCGGAATGCAGATTAATGCTCTGGCTGAGGCCGGATGTGAGATTGTGCGCGTTGCTGTGCCCGATGAAGCTGCGGCTGCGGCTCTGGCTCCGCTTTGCAAAAATTCTCCGGTTCCTTTGATTGCAGATATTCACTTTGACTACCGCCTTGCCCTTGCTGCAATTGACGCAGGAATTAACGGGTTGCGCATTAATCCGGGCAATATCGGCGGAGAAAAGAAAGTTGACGCAGTTGTTTCAGCTGCAAAAGAGCGTAAAATCCCGATTCGTATCGGTGTAAACGGCGGTTCACTGGACAAGGGACTGCTTGCCAAGTATGGCGGACCCACACCGGAAGCAATGGTGGAAAGTGCACTGGAACATGTGGCTCTTCTCGAGAAAAGAAATTTCCATGATATTAAAATTTCACTGAAATCATCTTCAGTTTTAAATACTATTGCTGCGTATAAACTCCTTTCTGAAAAAGTTGATTATCCACAGCATGTTGGAATTACCGAAGCAGGAACTCTTGTTCGCGGCGCGGTGAAGTCCGCAGTCGGGCTCGGTATTTTGTTCTGGGAAGGTCTGGGAGACACCATGCGTGTTTCACTTACTCATGACCCAGTTGCCGAAGTTGGTGTTGCATGGGAGATTCTGCGCTCTCTGGGACTTCGTGAAAGAGGACCTGAAATTGTGTCCTGTCCTACCTGCGGAAGAACCGAAATCGCGCTTATTGAACTTGCGGAGCAGGTTGAAGAAAATCTGCGCGGGGTTAAAGAAGTTTTCACGGTTGCTGTTATGGGCTGCGTAGTCAACGGACCGGGGGAAGCAAGAGAAGCTGATATCGGAATTGCCGGAGGCCGTGACCTCGGCATAATTTTCAGAAAAGGTGAAGTTGTCCGCAAAATTCATGGTTCAGATAATCTTCTGCCGGAATTTATGAAAGAGATCGAATTATTTTTGGAAGAAAAAAGAGGAAAATAAATGCGTTTAAGCCGTTATTACATACCGACATTAAAAGAAGATCCTTCCGATGCGGAAGTTGTTTCACATAAACTTCTCATGCGCGCCGGAATGATCCGCAAAGTTACCAGCGGAATCTATAATTACCTGCCACTAGGACTGAAGTCTTTGAACAAGGTTGCAAATATAGTTCGCGAAGAAATGAACCGTGCCTACGCGCTTGAAGTGCTTATGCCTATGGTTCAGCCCGGAGATTTGTGGAGAGAGTCGGGCCGCTGGGATTTTTATGGCAAAGAACTGCTCAGAGTCAGCGATCGTCATGGCCGTGACTATTGCCTCGGACCTACGCACGAAGAAGTCGTAACTGACCTTGTTCGCGGTGAAGTTAAATCATATAAGCAGCTTCCGATTAATCTGTATCAGATTCAGACTAAATTTCGTGATGAAATCCGTCCTCGTTTCGGTCTGATGCGCGGCCGTGAATTTGTTATGAAAGACGGTTATTCCTTTGATAAGGATGAAGCCGGAGCAGAAGAATCTTACCGCTTGATGTTTGAAGCCTATAAAAAAGTATTTTCACGCATTGGACTTCGTTTCCGCCCTGTTCAGGCTGACTCAGGTGCTATCGGCGGCGATTTTTCACATGAATTTCATGTTCTTGCTGACACAGGTGAAGACACAATTGCTGTTTGTCAGAACGAAACTTGCGGATATGCTGCCAACCTCGAAAAAGCGAAAGTTAATGCACCCGCAGGCGAATGCGCATGCAAAGCTGAGTGTCCTGCAATTGAAGAAGTTGCAACTCCCGGCAAACACACTGTTGAAGAAGTCTGTGCATTCCTTGAAATTTCTGCTGATAAGCTGATCAAAACTCTGCTGTTTAAAGTTGACGGGGAGCCCGTTGCGGCCCTGGTTCGCGGCGACCGTGAAGTCAACGATGTTAAGCTTAGAAATATGATGGGCGGCAACGAAATAGAATTTGCGCTTGAAGATGAAGTGAAAGAATGGACAGGTGCTCCTGTCGGATTTGCCGGACCAGTCGGGCTGAAAGTTAAACGTATTTTTGCAGATCACGAACTTTGCGCTTCAACCGACTGGGTTGCAGGTGCAAATAAAGCTGATACCCATATCAAGCACCTTTCTCTTGGCCGCGATTGTAAAATTGAAAAATTTGCTGACCTTCGCGTAATCACAGAGAGTGATCCCTGCCCTGACTGCGGTGGCAAAATTGAGTTCACTAAGGGCATTGAGGTCGGTCATGTTTTCAAACTCGGGGAGAAGTATTCCAAAAAACTGGAAGCTACTTTTCTTGATGAAAACGGTAAAAGCAAACCGATGGTCATGGGCTGCTACGGTATCGGCGTTTCCCGCATTGTTGCTTCTGCAATTGAGCAGAATAATGATGAAAGCGGAGCTATTTTCCCTCCTTCCATCGCACCGTTTGAAGTCTGCATGATTTCTCTCGGAGGTAAAGATGAAGCTGTGAACGAAAAAGCCGCGGAACTTTATGAAAAGCTTATGGAAATGGGCATTGATGTCGCTTATGATGACCGCGCTGAAAGACCGGGCGTAAAATTCGCTGAGGCTGATCTCATCGGTTATCCGATGCAGCTGGTTCTTGGCGGTAAAGGTCTCAAGAGCGGCATTATTGAAGCTAAGAACCGCAAAACAGGCGAAAAAATAGAGCTTCCGCTGGAAGGATTCGCAGAGGCATTCACTTCGTGGCGCGCAGAAATATGGCAGTCATGGGGTCTTTCTTTATAGTTAAAAAAAATCTCCCCGCTAAAAGCTGTTTTGGCGGGGAGTTATGCGGAAGGTTTTTTTAAAAAAAGGTCCTTCTCTGATAGCCGAAGGCCAATTCCTCAATATGAGAATATTTTCAGTCAGTGATATTACCCGCGCCGTTAAGGACGTTTTGGAGGCCGAGTTCCCCTTTATATGGGTTAAAGGACAGGTCACTAATCTGGCACGCCCGGCATCCGGTCATGTTTATTTTACGCTGACTGACGGCGACGCGGGGTTGTCCGTAGTCTGGTTCAAAGGCAACCAGCGAGGTGCGTCAGGTGAAAGGGCTGAAGGAGTCACTGGCGATACTGCTGAGAAAATCAATCCTCTGACAGGCGAAGTTGAGTCCGGGGAAACTATTAAGCTTGAGGACGGCATGGAGATTCTCTGCGCCGGACACATGAATGTTTATCCGCCGCGCGGGGCATATCAGCTTATTGCAGAACTGATTCAGGAACATGGAGTCGGTGATTTAAGGCTTGCTTTTGAGGCCATGAAGCGCAAACTGGCGGACAAAGGTTATTTCTCTGAAGATCGCAAGATGGAGATTCCCCGTTCGCCTTCAAAAGTAGCTGTTGTAACGGCTCCTTCAGGCGCGGCTATAATGGATTTTCTGCGCATAGCGCAGGGCCGTGGAACCGGGGCCGAGATCAGGATTTATCCTACGCTGGTTCAAGGAGATAAAGCTCCTGTCCAGATTGCTAAAGCCATTGATAAGGTCTGCGAAGATGGCTGGGCTGAGGTTTTGGTGCTGATTCGCGGTGGCGGTTCACTTGAAGATTTGTGGGCGTTTAATACTGAATCTGTTGCGGACGCGCTTTTCAGATCGACAGTTCCGGTTGTCTGCGGAGTCGGGCATGAAGTTGATATTTCAATTGCCGACTATGTTGCGGATAAAAGGGTTGCAACTCCCAGCCACGCCGCTCAGGAACTCTGGCCAAGGCGTGAAACCCTTATGCAGAGCGTTGATGAGCTGGAAAGCAAATTGGTTCGCAGTTATAAAAATTTTCTTGAAGTCAGAAATTCCAGACTTGAAACTTTGCGAAAAGGGCTGACATGGCTTTCACCTTCGCAAAAAATTGATAGACTTCTCAGTTCCTTCAGTGATGAAAATCTCAGACTGAAAAGAGCTGCCGATCTTTTTACAGATCGCAAATCTTCAGAGCTTGAGGCTCTGATATATAGACTTACCGGCGTACTTGATGAAAGACATTTTGAAAGTATTGATAGAGAAATATCACATCTTTACGCAATGCTTGAAAGAAACGGAAAGATCTTTATGGATAATAAGTTTTCTGAATTTGACAATATGGCTAATTCCTTGCGAATGCTTGATCCTGAAATGCCTCTTGAACGCGGGTACAGTCTTGTTACAGTTGAAAAGAGCGGAACATTTTTGCGAAGCCCGGATGAAGTCATGAATGGTGACGGGCTGCGTGTTAGAGTTAAATCCGGAGAAATTCGGGCAAAGGTTGTAGGCAAATGAGAATTTTAGAGATTCAATTGAAAAGTTCCATGAAGTATATGAAAGTTTTTACCCTTGTAATCGTCTGCTGTTTATTTTTTGCGTCGTCAGCATTCGCGGCTGTTTCCTTGGCTTATCCCCAGAAAGCAGGACTTGGTGAACCTTTTCTGGTCAGAATAACTTCTGATACAAATTTGGATTCTGCTTCGGTAAATTGGCTCGGAGCGGCGGTCCATCCGGAAATTGAAAATTGGAAAGGAAAGTATGTAGCCCTTGTAATGCTTGGAACAGATGTCCTTAATGATAAAGCAGGTAAGAAAAATCTGACTATAAAAGTTGTTGAGAATGGAAAAGAACGTAGTTTTAAACGGAAGATTAAAATTTATAATAAGAAATATAAAGTGCAGCGGCTGACTCTTCCAGAAAAAATGGTAACTCCGCCCAAAGAAGTTCTTGAACGTATCAGGCACGATAGCGTAGAAGTTAAAGCTGCAAAAGAGACTCAGTCTGCCAAAAAAATGTGGGCTGTTCCTTTTATTAAACCGACAAAAGGTGCTGAATCAAGCCCTTACGGGGCTAGGCGGATTTTAAACGGTATCCCAAAGAATCCTCATCGCGGACTCGATTTCAGAGGGACGAAAGGAACGGATGTCTGCGCAATGGCGGATGGGAAAGTTATTCTTGTTAAAAATCACTACTATGCAGGTAATTGTATCTACCTTGATCATGGTAACGGGGTTGTTACGATGTATTTCCATCTTTCGCAATTCGATGTTAAGGAAGGCGACATGGTTGTACGCGGGCAGACTATCGGGCGTATCGGAGCAACCGGAAGAGTAACCGGACCACATTTGCATATGAGTGCAAGTGTACAGGGAAAACTGGTTGATCCA from Desulfovibrio gilichinskyi carries:
- the ispG gene encoding flavodoxin-dependent (E)-4-hydroxy-3-methylbut-2-enyl-diphosphate synthase, coding for MINRKKTRELFIGNVGIGGDNPIRVQSMCNTDTRDVLATGMQINALAEAGCEIVRVAVPDEAAAAALAPLCKNSPVPLIADIHFDYRLALAAIDAGINGLRINPGNIGGEKKVDAVVSAAKERKIPIRIGVNGGSLDKGLLAKYGGPTPEAMVESALEHVALLEKRNFHDIKISLKSSSVLNTIAAYKLLSEKVDYPQHVGITEAGTLVRGAVKSAVGLGILFWEGLGDTMRVSLTHDPVAEVGVAWEILRSLGLRERGPEIVSCPTCGRTEIALIELAEQVEENLRGVKEVFTVAVMGCVVNGPGEAREADIGIAGGRDLGIIFRKGEVVRKIHGSDNLLPEFMKEIELFLEEKRGK
- a CDS encoding M23 family metallopeptidase, with the translated sequence MRILEIQLKSSMKYMKVFTLVIVCCLFFASSAFAAVSLAYPQKAGLGEPFLVRITSDTNLDSASVNWLGAAVHPEIENWKGKYVALVMLGTDVLNDKAGKKNLTIKVVENGKERSFKRKIKIYNKKYKVQRLTLPEKMVTPPKEVLERIRHDSVEVKAAKETQSAKKMWAVPFIKPTKGAESSPYGARRILNGIPKNPHRGLDFRGTKGTDVCAMADGKVILVKNHYYAGNCIYLDHGNGVVTMYFHLSQFDVKEGDMVVRGQTIGRIGATGRVTGPHLHMSASVQGKLVDPSFLLEKNTDKLLGL
- a CDS encoding uracil-DNA glycosylase; this encodes MKINFCNTTYIIDSSWDNFFTADRLAQLDKIGAAIGTDFTPPADKVLRFSQVDLARVRVVILGQDPYPQSGVATGRSFEVGNIKRWSDLKRNASLVNMLKLLHKNYIGASDIAAISKVREDIDEGSFPVLPPTELFSHFEKQGVLMLNAAFTCKIDNSGSHTDVWKSFSQDLLRFIAENNPQIKWFLWGKDAQEFCAFISDSKKFKSYHPRLFDQKEGSFLKENHFAKCPEINWVE
- a CDS encoding phosphoadenosine phosphosulfate reductase family protein, whose translation is MTIITFNSLLDEKIADTAAQMKRVLREHDPLKIAVAWTGGKDSTVVLAIWREVLKAEGILTPLCFSIDTGVKFPEVMSFRDNLAEDWNIDLKVIRPEVDIKAYPIAKDTVSCCRDLKIIPLQKALAKESIEVLITGIRRDEHPSRAAREPLEHRENPDHTVFNPILEWTEMDIWSFITMHEIPHCELYDKGYRSLGCQPCTVLGEGEGERQGRNKDKEKNLELLTSLGYF
- the xseA gene encoding exodeoxyribonuclease VII large subunit, yielding MRIFSVSDITRAVKDVLEAEFPFIWVKGQVTNLARPASGHVYFTLTDGDAGLSVVWFKGNQRGASGERAEGVTGDTAEKINPLTGEVESGETIKLEDGMEILCAGHMNVYPPRGAYQLIAELIQEHGVGDLRLAFEAMKRKLADKGYFSEDRKMEIPRSPSKVAVVTAPSGAAIMDFLRIAQGRGTGAEIRIYPTLVQGDKAPVQIAKAIDKVCEDGWAEVLVLIRGGGSLEDLWAFNTESVADALFRSTVPVVCGVGHEVDISIADYVADKRVATPSHAAQELWPRRETLMQSVDELESKLVRSYKNFLEVRNSRLETLRKGLTWLSPSQKIDRLLSSFSDENLRLKRAADLFTDRKSSELEALIYRLTGVLDERHFESIDREISHLYAMLERNGKIFMDNKFSEFDNMANSLRMLDPEMPLERGYSLVTVEKSGTFLRSPDEVMNGDGLRVRVKSGEIRAKVVGK
- a CDS encoding proline--tRNA ligase, giving the protein MRLSRYYIPTLKEDPSDAEVVSHKLLMRAGMIRKVTSGIYNYLPLGLKSLNKVANIVREEMNRAYALEVLMPMVQPGDLWRESGRWDFYGKELLRVSDRHGRDYCLGPTHEEVVTDLVRGEVKSYKQLPINLYQIQTKFRDEIRPRFGLMRGREFVMKDGYSFDKDEAGAEESYRLMFEAYKKVFSRIGLRFRPVQADSGAIGGDFSHEFHVLADTGEDTIAVCQNETCGYAANLEKAKVNAPAGECACKAECPAIEEVATPGKHTVEEVCAFLEISADKLIKTLLFKVDGEPVAALVRGDREVNDVKLRNMMGGNEIEFALEDEVKEWTGAPVGFAGPVGLKVKRIFADHELCASTDWVAGANKADTHIKHLSLGRDCKIEKFADLRVITESDPCPDCGGKIEFTKGIEVGHVFKLGEKYSKKLEATFLDENGKSKPMVMGCYGIGVSRIVASAIEQNNDESGAIFPPSIAPFEVCMISLGGKDEAVNEKAAELYEKLMEMGIDVAYDDRAERPGVKFAEADLIGYPMQLVLGGKGLKSGIIEAKNRKTGEKIELPLEGFAEAFTSWRAEIWQSWGLSL